The following is a genomic window from Spirosoma foliorum.
GTAAGAAAGCCTAATGCACCGAAAATGAGCGAAATAATTTGAAAGGGAGATGCTTTTGATAAGCGATCAAATTTGGTAGCTTGAATGTCAACTCCGCTATTTTGTGTTTTCGGACCTGGTTTTAAAATAGTAGCCTGTTTAGCGATTACGCGATAAGCAGCTTGCATACATGGCTGTTCATTAATCGTAATAAAACCAAAAGCTTTATTATTTTTATCATCGAACGTTATTTGATCACCTAAGTAAAGTTGATTGGTGCCTGCCTCAAACGTATCAGTAAATGTTGACTTCCCGGTCATATTGATTTCACCACTTCGAAGCACCGCTGTACTCTCATCTGGTGTTTCAAAATCAACGGATCGGCCTATATTCACTACACCATCAACCGGTAAAATAATAGTTTGGCCGTTCTCAGCTCTAGATTTTATGTTACTGATGAAGATTTGCAGAAAATGGCTTGTATGCCTAACAAACTGACTATTTTCATCAAATATGCTTCCAATAATCTGATTTTTAGGAGCATTGAATTGTAAAATTGCTGGACCATAAGCTGTACGTTCAATAGTGACAGCGACTCCTTTATTAAGTTTCAAAGAGCCAGTAAACTTTTTAAAAATAGGATTGGTGCCGGTATCGTAGATATCAGCATCGTAAAAGTTTAGATGGCTACCATTTTCATCTACTGTTTGAATTTCTATTCGTTCTGTATTCGCGGTAATATTAAATGTAGTTACGATTGGGTCAAATAGTAATGGATAGGAAATAGCTGAACATACTAATACCACTATACTTATTAGCCAAGTCTTTCGTGATAACCAAGTAGTTCGTAAAACTCGTTTCATATTAAAACCGAACAGGTAAATTAAGAATGGAAGTGCTTCTGGTAGGCCATCTGACAATAATTCGTTTTATTCGAATTTCAGAATACTTAGTAAGATCGTAGCCTGATAGCTTACAAAGGCAGTTATAGGCTGTAGCAATTGGTTCAGGTATTTTTTCGCATTCAATAACATGCTCAACTGATTTATTAGATAAGTCACTTAAAATTAGCTCAGTATACACATCCGTATTTAGGTACACATAAGCTTGCTGCTGATTAAATTTAGGACTGTTCCAAGCCGATAGGACATAGCATTCTGGTTCTTCATCGCAGGCTTTTGTAATTTTAGCCAAGATCGTGATATCCTTAATGGAATAATTTTTTAATTCATTTTGGTACTGGGTTGGCAGGATAAGCTCATAAATACCTGGTTCAGAACCCACAATCGTAAAGGGTAGCTTGGCTTGATATCTCCCATCTCGCGAACTTATCTCTACACAAAGTAGAGGTTGAGTATGCTTGGGTATGCGCACAAAAAAAGAGTTTGGTACTATTTTATCACTATTTTCAAAAGCCATAATACCCACTCTCACCCCACCGCTAACCGGTATATTAGTATAAAATACCTCCCATTTCTGCAACATGTAACGTTTATCTGGATCAAGTTTCCTGATAGATGACTGGCTGAATAGAAAGGTGGGTAGAAGTATTAGGCAACAAAGAGCTATCAGTACTTTTAATATATTCATTCACTCATTCGAATTAAATAGTTCGTTAAATTGCTCAAATTTAGGGCTTTATGGACTAAATTATATCAAAGAAATTACTTTAAATTAAAAATCATTAATTCCAAAACTCCTTTTAGGGATTAAACGAGTTAATAATATTGTAAATTTTTGAAAATCAGTAATTTATAGTTATTAATTTGAATCGATAACTTAATGATAATATCTCAATATATCTAAGTAAAACTACAATAAACGTACAAGATCTAAGAGGGTATACAGCATTGGCGTCAATGCAAAAGTAAACTTCAGCCAACTTAAGTAATAGCTGATCAAAATTAAAACCATTCGAAAATTCAGCCTTCAATTTTATCACTGATGAACCACCTATTACATATAATTGGTAAAACATGCCAACTCAGTATACTACTTTTTCTGTGCATTAATGGGCAAGCTCAAGGAATAAAACCACGGCTGATGGTTATTCCGGCCGATGATTTGCTGAAACGACTAAACTGTTTGAAGTATATAACCATTAACGGCGTAACTTTTCTAGAACGGGATTACCAGAAAGCTTTTGCCGATCAGATCGATTTGCGCTTCGCCTGTGCCGCCATTGCTGATCAGTTTGCCAAACAGGGGTTTCTGCTGGAAGATCTGGAACACTCTTTGAAAGAACTCCATAATACGAACATTACGAGTGACATTCGCAACTTACAATCCGATGCTCTTACGCAGGTTCTGAATCAAGTACGACCCGACGTGGTTCTTGAATTGTCTTATCAAATGCAGAAGAGAAATGCGACCAATAGATTGATATTTGTGCTGGCGGCTAAAGATTCGTACACCAACAAAGTGATTAAAGCTATTGCCAATCCCGGTTTAGCCTCCCTTGAGGACAACGTTCCGGTTTTACTGACTGATCAAGTACTTAATAATATGAACACTTTTCTCAACGGCATTAATGAACACGAGGAAGATATCCAGACGAACGGCCGTACAATTAAACTTATGGTTTCGATAGCCGGTAGTACAGAGTTCGAACTATCGAATGAATGTAGCACTACTGGCGTGCCTTACAGGGATATGATTCTGACCCTGATTGAAAAATACAAACAACCCGATTCAGAGTCGCCTAATACAAAGCCGGGCGAAACAGATAAGCTAGTGCAGTTCATCAACATTCGGATTCCGTATCTAGATACTAAGAAAAAAAAGGGTATCTCGGCCCGCGATTGGGTTAACCTAATGCAGGCAGATTTGCAGAAAATATGCGGTGTGAAAGTGAAAAATGCCTCGCAGGGCCTAGGAGAAGGCCATATCATTCTATCACGTTAAGATATCGCTCTTCTTTCGACCATCTGACCTTGAGCAGCAATTTAAAGTAATGGATTTGTGCTGGCAAAAGCAGTTGCAGGGGCCTCCCTTTACGATTGCTAGTTACAAACAACTGACTAGTGGGACCCCAAAAAGAACAAATAAAAGTGTGCTGTATATACAGTAGTTATAGATTCTGAGTTGACTTTTTATCTGCTAAATTTCTTTTGTAAATTTTGTACAAATAAAAAATAACTTACAGATTTTATTTATTACCTTATTGACAGTCAAGAATCAATGGGTGAAATCGGACTACTGACCCACTGTTTCTAAGTTAGTTTATTTAAGGAACATAGTACTGTTAAACAGCTCCAGTAGCAATTTAAAAGCTAAGAATGAACGGCAACATTCGTAATTGTTGTACCAAATAAAAAAACCGTCACAGTATTTAACTGTAACGGCTTAATTTTCAGAGTAGCGGGAGCAGGACTCGAACCAGCGACTTTTGCGTTGTGAGTCCTGCCAGCCCTATAAATCTTTGTTAAAAAATAAAATCCTGAAATGTTGTCCTATTGTTGTCCTGAACAAAAAAGAGGTTATACCTCTGAAGATATAACCTCTTGATTATCAAGTACCAGGAGCGGGAGTCGAACCCGCACGGGCTTGAGGCCCACAGGATTTTAAGTCCGGCGTGTCTACCAATTCCACCATCCCGGCATTCCATTTCCGCCGAAGCAGATTTTTACAAAAAAAGCACCGGGGTCGGTGCCTTTTTGTAGAGCGAAAGACGGGGTTCGAACCCGCGACCTCGACCTTGGCAAGGTCGCGCTCTACCAGCTGAGCTACTTTCGCGTTTTACAATTTGCCACTCTCTCGGCGAATTGTGGATGCAAAATTAGGCTATTTTCTTCGTTTGTCAAGTCTTACGTCTAAAAAAAACTAAAAATTTTGCGCGTCTATATGTATAAATCTGATTGTGAATAAATTACTCTTTATCTAATTTAATTCAAGTTGCGAGATTATAGAGCATGTGGCGTAAGTCCGTCGAAGGTATATGCCAGAAGGAATAAAAACACTTTCAAGAGGAATCCTTTGGCCGTTACCGCATGAATATGGCGGGGAAATAAGTCGGTGATCTGACTAAATGCCCCTTCAATTGGCTTGCGGAAGTGGTTCTTAAGAAACACTTCCCAAGGCTGGTCAGGGCGGTGAGAATTTATTTTGCGATGAATTCGAAGATAAATCTGTTCATGCTGGGCATATAAATCTTCCTGTTCATAGTCGGTGTAGCCTTTGTCGCCATACAGTTCACTGCCCGCTGGCAGATCAATAGTCATAGACTGCAGGGCTGTGACATCGGCAAAGCTACCTGCTAGCACGAAATAATCAACTGGCAAGCAATCTTCATCCACAATGACTTGAATCTTGAAACCGTAAAAATATTCCTTTTTAGCTTCATTGTAGCCATGATAGGCTTTGCCTTTCAGCAATTTACAAACCGGAATCCGGCAATTGCGGCAGACGGCTACGGGAAACGAATCAATGATATAACGGCTATTGATATTGAGGTCTTTAAGGGTAAATCCCAAGGAATGAAAGAGGGCTATTAACCGGGCTTCAAGTCGATGAATACGTCGATTAAATCCTGATTTGTCGATCATTTTTAAACCATGATGTTCGCGCATATATTTCATAGCCGAGCCTTGATTACCGTAAAAGAACAGGGCCGCTAGCAAAGCGGTTGTCGCGATTTCGGCATCATTAAGTTTACAATGAGCATCTTCTTTAGGGGCACTAAGCTTGAAGAAATCGTCTAAAAAGCAGTAGATTGCTATGGCTTTGTCAGTCATGGGAGTTGTTATTTTAGAACCTCGGAGACTCTAAAATACACTCCTGACTGGCAGGCTCAAACTATCTCGCAACTTGAATTAATTTAACAACGCATCATTTACCTGCGTGTCGAAAACGCCTGTTAGTACTTGTCCGTTACGTTTTACTTGTACCCAAATGCGATAATGACCATCACGCGGAAATGCGTAAGGGAACTCCACCATGTTATTTGTTTTCATAGCATGACTCATACCAGGCATACTTGTTGTCAGTAGCTTATTCTTTTCGACTTCGGGCAATGTTTTCAATTTAGTCACGTAGGTATCGATGCTATCACGGAATCGGGCAGCATTGGGGTAATGGAAAGTTCTGGCTGTATCGGCAATACGATTTACCAGGGAACCTTCGGCTGCCATTGAGTACGTTCCAACAGGATGCAAGTGAATATAGACCGTTCCATCTGAGCGCAGAATAACTGCATGCCCTCCCATGCCCAGATATGGCTCTAAAGCAGCGGCTTTTCCTTGTGCATCGGCTACAGCGAATTTTAACAGATATAGTTTCCCCGCTTCCAGAATCTGCGAGGGTTTGTCCATCCAAATCATCGTAGACCCATCGCTAAGTTTCACACTAGCACCGGGCTTGCCACACACGACCATGTCATTATCTAAATGGGGGACGTTTACTGCATTTGCTTTTACTCCCATCGGTTCGGTTACGAGCCAGCTATCGTCTACATCAGTTGGCTTCGCATTAGCAGCTGTTTCTGCTGTAATTTTTAGCGATGGGACCTCAACGGTATCGGTCAGCGTTTCAGCAAATCCACTCCGGTAAACCACATCAGCATAGAGCAGGTATTTGCCTCCCGGCAATAGCGGTAAAGTCGATTCATAGTTCAGCGTATCCCGACGTTCAGGGTGCAAATGCGCGAAGGCATCCAGCCCCGGCGTTCGAACTAAAAAAGCGTGCATAAGTTTGCCATGATCGGGCAGCATAAAACTAAAAAGCCGACGAGATCTTCGGCCACTACCAAAGCCTGTTGTATCGAACTGGATCGTTAGCTGGCGTTGCGCATTAGTAACACGCGCCGATGTTGCAATGCGTGTTGGCTGATAGAGTTGCTCATTCCGATAGTCTTCGGCGGTACTCGTCCACCAGGAGCGCCAGCCTGTTAGAATCAACACAATAACAGCCAAACCAACGCCCATGCCAACCAATCTCCGACGACCGAGTGTAGCAGGTGCTTTTTGACCGGGTAACAAAACGCCATCCGAATTGCTGGCGCCAATGATGGTAATGAGCATAACAACCAGCAGGAGACCCATTGCGGCCAATGCCAGACCCGTTCCCTGGGGCATTTCACGCAAAGCGGTTGCCATAGCCACAACAGGCACAATCACCTGCTGTTTACCATCGGGTCCATCGATGCTCAATTCAATACTCGACGAGCCAGAGTCCATTAGCCACAAATCTCCCTCGTAACGATTGGCTTCTACAGGGGTCAGAATATCGTGCGTTGGCGCGCCTTTATCGCCCGAACGGAAATAAATTGGTCTTGCTCCAATACTACTCACCCGGCCTTGTTCCACAAATACCGTTACGATGGCCGTTCCAGGCACTACATCAGGCGGTTTTACGCTGATTAGCAATTGATAGTTACCAACCTGTTTCTGTACAATTACGCCCGAACTGCCAACGTGAGCGGAGGCAATGAATGAATGAGTGAGTGATAGAATGAGTGAATAGAATAGGGCAAGTCGTATAACCCGTCCAGACATTCGTTTATTGCTTTTTATTGGATTCATTTCGCAGAATTTCATGACCTCTTTCCCTTAATACGCTCAATCAGCGAGCTACTCGTTTCATCCAATTTCCCCAAAGCAATCCAACTCGGGCCGAAAGGCTGGCGTAAATCAATGCCTTCCCAAAACCCATAGCAAATTCGGCTGGCGATTGGGTACGCCAGGGTGGGAAAGCATACCGATACTCCCAATCGGGCGGACTGCCATATGTCCAGGAATACGACAAAAAGATGCCGTTCCGCGCATAGGGAGATGTTTCCAGAAACTCGCCAAATGGCCATTGTACAGCCAGTAATATCAGCAAAAACACAACACCCAATAAAACGGCCAACACCCAATCGTTGAGTTTTCGTCCCGTAACCGGATTATCGAACCGATGCAAAATCCAGTCCATGGCAAAGGCTGGGATAATGAGTAGGGGCGGAAACACAAACGGCTGATAATGGGTGATTGGATTAAGCACCGGTCCTAACCGGGGAACGGCGGGCAGATGTTGAATGACCCAGCTTGGCAGGAGTAAAAACAACATAAATAGGCCTGCAATTGAGGTAATTGGCCACCGTAATAAGGAGGCTCGCCCCATAGCTACCAGATAGAACGGCAACACAATGGCTGCTGTAACATAATAAGCTGTACTATGCGTATCGCCCCGTTCCATTGTTTCAGAGAACAAAGAAAATAGCATAGTGAGCAGCAAGCCTGCCGCAATGGCAAATAACCATTTCAGGCGTATGGACGTAGTACTAACTAAACCAGTATTCTGGTGCCTGTTTTGTAAAGCCAGAACACCAATGATGGCCCCGAACTGTAATGTCATGATACCAATGGCCAGAATGGTATGTGGAGGGGTCAGAATCTGAACATCAAGCCCGTATGTGTTGTGCCACCAGTCGTCGAAAGGGGCCGATGTGAGCATGGCCAATGCTCCCCAAACGCAGAACATAGCGCCTAACGGCCCATAAAAAACACCCCAGAAAGGTACTGCCTCAGGGCGGCCAGGGTGATTTTTAGACAGCGTCAGGTTAAAAATCTGGTAGGCAGAAAATAATCCACCAACCACTCCCCCTACGTAAATAACCAGGTGTGGGGCCGCAAACAAACCATCACGTCCAATGCTCATGTGCCACATGATGTCCCAGAGAAGACCCATAATGACACAAAATGAAGCGAAGACAGCTGCGTAGATATAAATTGGTATGCTAAAACGCTGATCAGCAGAGGAGATAGATGGCATAAATAAACAAATTACCCGTAGGGCTTAATGATGCTGTAAAATACGAAATGTTGCGCAAAGTCGTGAGATCGCTTGGCAACAACGCTTACGCTCTCTGAGCCAACGGGATACAGTTCCACTGATTTATAGCGTTATTTGCGTATCGATGCGTGTACTTAAGCCAGATCATATGCTCCATTCCAATTTCTCTGCAAACAGTAAGTCGTTTGTAGCTAAAGCATTATTGATTAGCCTTAGCTTATTCATGAGTGCGTGTGTGCCCGACTTTTTAGTGTCGGACTCTGATTGGGTTGTTATTGAAGCCGGTGAACATGAGCCAAGCCCTGCCCGCAAATTTGGCTTACTTATCAGTCCGAGTGAAGTATCGGCCACGGTCACCTTCGATAGCAGCTGCATCTACGATGTCGGAGCCGTTGATGCCGATGACTGGAACAAAGTAATTGGCGTTGGATTTGTTGGCGCTAAAGATCAGCCATTGGATGGAGTCGCTCCTCATCAGGTAGATGGGGCACGGATTGGTTGGCGCTGGAACCCCCAACGGCAACGTATTGATCTGGGTGCCTATGTTTATGTTGAAGGCCAACGCATTGACTTCAAAGTAGCCGAAGTAGCCATTAATACCCCCACCAAAATGGTTATCAAGATCGATTACGATCGAAAAGTGTATCAGGTATTGGGTGGCAAAACGATTCCGTTCACCCACAATAAATCATTTGCGTATAACACTGGACTTTATTTCGGGGGTACCAGCGTGGCTCCTCACCGAATACGCGTAAAAATCCAGGATTATTAGTCTACTCCAGTGGCATGACGATCTCTCCTTTTGACCTGATTCTGTTACTGGGTAGTGTTCAGGGAGTTATTCTGGCGGCACTCTTATGGCTCAATCCGAAAGGTAATCGATTGCCGAACCGGTTATTGGCTACGCTCATTGGCCTACTGGCATCGATGAGTTTTGCGGTAGGGCATCCCATTACCAATCGTTGGGTAGTACTCGTGCTGGATTTAATTCCGCTTATTATTGCCATGCCCATTGGGCCACTCATTTACTTTTATACAAAGTCGATGCTGGACCCCGCTTTTCAATTTGGCAAAACCGAACGACGTCATTTTTATCCAGCTGTTCTGGATTTAGGCTCGAAATTCATAGGCTGGGTTTTCATTACTGGTATGCTGCTGGGATTTTTTGAGCGGGAAACCGGCCCCAATTGGGGAAATGCAATGGACGAATACGATACGTATGTTGATATTCCTCGCTGGCTATCGGCTACAATTTATCTATTTCTAGCCAGGCGTACACTTCGTCAGTACAAATCAACTACGTCAAATCAACAGGCAGGTCAACTTCCTCCTATGCGCTGGCTCTGGCAATTTGTCAATGTGTTTCTAGTTTTTCAGGTCATCTGGTTTATTCATTTAGTGCCTTATATCATCCCTGTTTCACGCGGCCCTTTACTTGATCGCTTTGGCTGGTATCCCATTTATATTCCTATTGCCATTCTGATCTACTGGCTGGGGTTCAAAGGGTATTTATTTACACGGTCGGAAAGCAGTAATAAGCCCACTGCCAAACCTGCTAATGCAGATTTGAATCCGCAAACCGTTGAGCAGGTCGTTAACGCGCTTTCGAGTGCGATGGAACAGGAAAAACTCTTCCTGGATACGGATTTGACCGTTGACAAATTAGGGCAGCATTTGCGACTTCCACCGAAACTGATCTCGGCAGTGCTCAATCAGCATCTACACAAGAATTTCAATGGGTTCATTAATGACTACCGAGTCGATGAAGTAAAACGTCGATTAGTCGATCCCGCCTATGAACACCTGACCCTTACCGGCATTGCCTTCGACTGTGGCTTCAACTCGCAGGCGACCTTTCAGCGTACATTCAAGCAATCAACGGGCGTTTCACCCGGCGAATACCTAAAAAATACCTCTCAAATCAGGATTTGAGCAGATCAGCGTCTGTTTTTCGGGCAGCTTTGACCCAAAAACGACCTGCTATGAACATATTGTTTCGGGTAATTATCTTCCCAATAGCTCTTTTCCTGATTCACTCAGCAAACGCCCAGCCCACGAAATCGACAGCCGAAAAGCTTGACAAATACCTGACCGCTGCCGCCAACCTGCACCGATTCAATGGCACCGTATTGGTGGCGCAAAAAGGAAGTATCCTTCTCCAGAAGGGGTACGGTTGGCGCAATGAGCCCGCTAAAATCCCGAATGACACGACTAGTATTTACCAGCTTGGGTCAATCACCAAAACATTCACAGGGGCAGCCATACTTCAGTTGCAGGAAGAAAAAAAGTTATCGATCAAGGATAAACTGAGCCGATACCTGCCCGATTACCCCAATGGTGATCAGATTACCATCGAGCAGCTATTTGCCCATACGTCCGGGATTTATGACTACAAAGGCGTGCTTTATTCGAAAGACAGCCTGGAATTTACCCGTCCTGTCAGCAAAGTGCGCATACTTTCCACATTCAAAGACAAACCACTGGCCAACAGACCGGGGAAGGCCGTCAATTATTCAAATTCCGGCTATTTCTTATTGGGTCTGATTATCGAAAAAGTAACCCAACAACCATTTGAAACCGTCATTCGGAAGCGCTTCATCAAACCACTTCAGCTAACCCGAACAGGCTTTGATTTTATCAATCGACAAACGCCAGATAAAACAACGGGCTATACGTATTGGAAAGATTCAGTTCTAGTAGCTGTTCGTCCGCTCGATTCAACGGCAGCTTATGCCGCTGGTGGTATGTATAGTTCAGTAGGAGATTTGTACCGCTGGACGCAGGCTTTCCGCTCTACTCAATTGTTGAAATCAGTTTCACAACGTTTGGCATTTACTCCCATCAAGCCCGGCAACTGGAGTTGCGGCTGGGGAATTAATTATTTCGTGAACCACAAAAAGTTAGTTTTTCAGAATGGCAACCTTCCAGGCTTCGCCACCTTTCTGGTGCTTATCCCCGACGATGATACAGTCCTGATAATGCTCGCCAATGTCGATGACACATCAGACATGACTACGCTGGAGCCGATGCTTAAAGACTTGCTTTTTGTTACGTATGGCATGCCATACCAACTACCTGTTAGTTTCAAAACGGTTCAGGTCAGCGAAGCGATTTTACAGCAGTACGTAGGCCAATACCAGCTTGACCCGAAACGAATCATAACCATTACACTCGACCAGAACAGATTATTTCTACAAGTAACAGGT
Proteins encoded in this region:
- a CDS encoding DUF6175 family protein, yielding MNHLLHIIGKTCQLSILLFLCINGQAQGIKPRLMVIPADDLLKRLNCLKYITINGVTFLERDYQKAFADQIDLRFACAAIADQFAKQGFLLEDLEHSLKELHNTNITSDIRNLQSDALTQVLNQVRPDVVLELSYQMQKRNATNRLIFVLAAKDSYTNKVIKAIANPGLASLEDNVPVLLTDQVLNNMNTFLNGINEHEEDIQTNGRTIKLMVSIAGSTEFELSNECSTTGVPYRDMILTLIEKYKQPDSESPNTKPGETDKLVQFINIRIPYLDTKKKKGISARDWVNLMQADLQKICGVKVKNASQGLGEGHIILSR
- a CDS encoding IS982 family transposase; translation: MTDKAIAIYCFLDDFFKLSAPKEDAHCKLNDAEIATTALLAALFFYGNQGSAMKYMREHHGLKMIDKSGFNRRIHRLEARLIALFHSLGFTLKDLNINSRYIIDSFPVAVCRNCRIPVCKLLKGKAYHGYNEAKKEYFYGFKIQVIVDEDCLPVDYFVLAGSFADVTALQSMTIDLPAGSELYGDKGYTDYEQEDLYAQHEQIYLRIHRKINSHRPDQPWEVFLKNHFRKPIEGAFSQITDLFPRHIHAVTAKGFLLKVFLFLLAYTFDGLTPHAL
- a CDS encoding helix-turn-helix domain-containing protein gives rise to the protein MTISPFDLILLLGSVQGVILAALLWLNPKGNRLPNRLLATLIGLLASMSFAVGHPITNRWVVLVLDLIPLIIAMPIGPLIYFYTKSMLDPAFQFGKTERRHFYPAVLDLGSKFIGWVFITGMLLGFFERETGPNWGNAMDEYDTYVDIPRWLSATIYLFLARRTLRQYKSTTSNQQAGQLPPMRWLWQFVNVFLVFQVIWFIHLVPYIIPVSRGPLLDRFGWYPIYIPIAILIYWLGFKGYLFTRSESSNKPTAKPANADLNPQTVEQVVNALSSAMEQEKLFLDTDLTVDKLGQHLRLPPKLISAVLNQHLHKNFNGFINDYRVDEVKRRLVDPAYEHLTLTGIAFDCGFNSQATFQRTFKQSTGVSPGEYLKNTSQIRI
- a CDS encoding serine hydrolase; protein product: MNILFRVIIFPIALFLIHSANAQPTKSTAEKLDKYLTAAANLHRFNGTVLVAQKGSILLQKGYGWRNEPAKIPNDTTSIYQLGSITKTFTGAAILQLQEEKKLSIKDKLSRYLPDYPNGDQITIEQLFAHTSGIYDYKGVLYSKDSLEFTRPVSKVRILSTFKDKPLANRPGKAVNYSNSGYFLLGLIIEKVTQQPFETVIRKRFIKPLQLTRTGFDFINRQTPDKTTGYTYWKDSVLVAVRPLDSTAAYAAGGMYSSVGDLYRWTQAFRSTQLLKSVSQRLAFTPIKPGNWSCGWGINYFVNHKKLVFQNGNLPGFATFLVLIPDDDTVLIMLANVDDTSDMTTLEPMLKDLLFVTYGMPYQLPVSFKTVQVSEAILQQYVGQYQLDPKRIITITLDQNRLFLQVTGQERFEIFPSSETDFFLKAVNAQLTFQKDETGRVTQITVHQNGDVVAKRL